A stretch of the Gossypium hirsutum isolate 1008001.06 chromosome D07, Gossypium_hirsutum_v2.1, whole genome shotgun sequence genome encodes the following:
- the LOC107961685 gene encoding pentatricopeptide repeat-containing protein At2g27610, with product MTSSLSLTRNQAKQFLKTLNNPFHKFLSLFQTNVSTPQPLDLCVESASLRHTPHLFEKSPQPDLAQCNGLLFDYSRNNNNKEALNLFLGIHSFGLPVDGSTLSCVLKVCGCLFNVIAGRQVHCQCLKLGLIEDVSVGTSLLDMYMKTENVEDGRRVFDHMRERNVVSWTSLLGGYAQNGMNEEVLELFLTMQMEGIKPNPYTFAAVLGALASEGMVEKGVQVHCLIVKLGFKTVTFVSNSLISMYLRSGMGKDARLVFDGMATKNAVTWNCMISGFVTNGLDFAALETFYDMRLAGVKFTEMTFIPLIKLCANRKELGFARQLHCRVLKDGFNFDPKIKTALMVAYSKCSEINDAFKLFSTMHEAQNVVSWTAMISGHLQNGEIQEAVKLFCLMNKEGVKPNDFTYSTILTAQPAVSPFQIHAQAIKANYEKSPSVGTAILDAYVKLGNIEEAAKAFEQIDERDIVAWSAMLAGYAQIGDSEGATNIFMQLVKEGIKPNEFTFSSVINACASPTAPFEQGKQFHAWSIKSKLSDALCVCSALITMYAKRGNIDNAYQVFRRQQERDPASWNSMISGYAQHGHAKKALEIFEEMQRENMEMDDITFIGVISACSHAGLVDEGEKYFNVMIEKHRISPTMQLYSCMVDLYSRAGMLDKAMDIINTMPFPAGATVWRTLLAASRVHRHLELGKLAAEQLISLQPQDSAAYVLLSNIYAAAGNWHERRNVRKLMDQRKVKKEAGYSWIEVKNKTHSFLASDHSHPMSYQIYSKLDEIKMRLKDMGYQPDTDHVLQDIADEDKETILSQHSERLAIVFGLIATPPGTALQIVKNLRVCGDCHTVIKLISLIEGRDIVVRDTNRFHHFKAGSCSCGDYW from the coding sequence ATGACGTCGAGCCTCTCTCTTACGAGAAATCAAGCAAAACAATTCCTCAAAACTCTCAACAACCCATTCCACAAATTTCTCTCCCTTTTCCAAACCAATGTGTCGACCCCTCAACCTCTAGATCTTTGTGTTGAATCTGCTTCTTTAAGGCACACTCCTCACCTGTTTGAAAAAAGTCCTCAACCAGACCTTGCCCAGTGCAACGGTTTGCTTTTTGACTACTCTCGCAATAACAACAACAAGGAAGCTCTAAATCTCTTTTTGGGTATTCATAGTTTTGGTTTACCAGTCGATGGATCGACCTTATCCTGTGTTTTGAAGGTCTGTGGATGTTTGTTTAATGTCATAGCTGGAAGACAAGTTCATTGCCAATGCTTGAAACTTGGGTTAATTGAGGATGTCAGTGTAGGGACTTCTCTTTTAGATATGTATATGAAAACAGAGAATGTGGAAGATGGTAGGAGAGTTTTTGATCATATGAGGGAAAGAAATGTGGTTTCTTGGACTTCATTGCTTGGAGGCTATGCACAGAATGGAATGAATGAGGAAGTTTTAGAATTGTTTCTGACAATGCAAATGGAAGGGATAAAACCCAATCCATATACCTTTGCGGCTGTTCTTGGAGCTTTGGCGTCTGAAGGGATGGTAGAGAAGGGTGTTCAAGTTCATTGTTTGATTGTAAAGTTGGGTTTCAAGACAGTAACTTTTGTGTCCAATTCTTTGATTAGTATGTATTTGAGGTCAGGGATGGGTAAAGATGCTAGACTTGTTTTTGATGGTATGGCAACCAAGAATGCTGTGACATGGAATTGTATGATTTCTGGTTTTGTAACAAATGGGCTTGATTTCGCAGCTCTCGAAACATTTTACGATATGAGGCTTGCTGGTGTTAAGTTTACTGAAATGACTTTTATTCCTCTTATTAAGTTATGTGCTAATCGTAAGGAATTGGGTTTTGCAAGGCAGCTTCATTGTCGAGTTTTGAAAGATGGTTTTAATTTCGACCCTAAAATCAAAACTGCACTTATGGTGGCTTACAGTAAGTGTAGCGAAATCAACGATGCATTCAAGTTGTTCTCAACAATGCATGAAGCTCAAAATGTTGTATCTTGGACAGCCATGATCAGTGGGCACCTGCAGAACGGTGAAATTCAAGAGGCAGTTAAACTTTTTTGTTTAATGAACAAGGAAGGTGTTAAACCAAACGATTTTACTTATTCTACCATCCTTACGGCTCAACCAGCTGTTTCTCCTTTCCAAATACATGCACAAGCAATCAAAGCTAATTATGAGAAGTCGCCGTCCGTTGGAACTGCTATTTTAGATGCTTATGTGAAGCTGGGAAATATTGAGGAAGCTGCTAAAGCTTTCGAACAAATTGATGAGAGGGACATTGTTGCATGGTCTGCAATGCTAGCTGGTTATGCTCAAATAGGAGACTCTGAGGGAGCTACCAATATTTTCATGCAGCTGGTAAAGGAGGGGATTAAACCTAATGAATTCACCTTTTCGAGTGTTATAAATGCCTGTGCATCACCTACAGCGCCTTTCGAACAGGGAAAGCAGTTTCATGCATGGtcaatcaaatcaaaattaagtGATGCTTTATGTGTATGTAGTGCTCTTATTACCATGTATGCTAAGAGAGGGAATATAGATAATGCATATCAAGTTTTTAGGAGGCAGCAGGAAAGAGATCCCGCGTCATGGAACTCAATGATCTCTGGATATGCACAGCATGGTCATGCAAAGAAAGCTCTTGAGATATTTGAGGAAATGCAAAGAGAAAACATGGAAATGGATGATATAACATTTATTGGTGTCATTTCTGCCTGTAGTCATGCTGGATTAGTGGATGAAGGTGAAAAGTACTTCAATGTGATGATAGAAAAACACCGTATTTCTCCAACAATGCAGCTGTATTCTTGCATGGTTGATCTATATAGTCGAGCAGGCATGCTTGACAAGGCCATGGATATCATTAACACAATGCCTTTCCCTGCTGGTGCAACTGTCTGGCGAACTCTCTTGGCTGCCAGCCGTGTTCATCGCCATTTAGAGCTCGGGAAACTTGCTGCAGAACAGCTTATTTCACTTCAGCCACAAGATTCGGCTGCATATGTTCTGCTCTCCAATATTTATGCTGCTGCAGGAAATTGGCATGAAAGAAGGAATGTGAGGAAATTGATGGACCAGAGAAAAGTGAAAAAGGAGGCTGGTTACAGCTGGATTGAAGTTAAGAATAAGACTCACTCATTCTTGGCCTCTGATCATTCTCATCCCATGTCATatcaaatttattcaaaacttGATGAGATAAAAATGCGACTGAAGGACATGGGGTATCAACCTGATACTGATCATGTACTTCAGGACATTGCAGATGAAGATAAAGAAACTATCCTGTCTCAACACAGTGAGAGACTGGCTATTGTTTTTGGGTTGATTGCTACTCCTCCCGGAACAGCACTTCAGATTGTTAAGAACCTTAGAGTATGCGGAGACTGTCACACTGTTATTAAGTTGATATCACTGATTGAAGGAAGAGATATAGTTGTTAGGGATACAAACCGGTTCCACCACTTCAAAGCAGGTAGCTGTTCTTGTGGTGATTACTGGTAA